A part of Oryctolagus cuniculus chromosome 15, mOryCun1.1, whole genome shotgun sequence genomic DNA contains:
- the LOC138845411 gene encoding TBC1 domain family member 3D-like isoform X1, whose product MSCDMGKVTPGGWHWSPTPGSMSDVAELSVGPCVQSVYTVVSFLPLCWSSVSNGPWCESVSDTGSRLGVGSAGIRWGSEAGSESPRDAGAGRGPGRPLDLGSLEDTWMPGWERSILSQGRGGKVGAVLPQLSLVPVLWTSHPPGTRPPGARPPGCVAVPPLTRGTALRAAVPVGSLCWLTCACVSYRLDMDALRSGRAQERAGIILKYEQGPRKGPQFHLGEEDNESGALVPDKLGFLRKQKPPRHGCLAVQWHKHQEGRRLQKWNKMLRNFTKYRSSEKFHRRIEKGIPAQVRGKVWAMMLSVDTRKAQNPGKFEEMKERARLCSDQVQQIDEDVARTFRSHIMFRERYGAKQRSLFEVLLAYSMYNPELGYSQGLSHVAALLLMWLSEEDAFWALVQLMGDSQHAMHDFYTPDSPKLERFQHHLGAIMRRVLPSLEKHLEKEGVCLEDYTAHWYIQCFLDGVPFPLALRMFDIYILEGAHVLTGMVYTVLKVHRKRLMKMSRDHIREFLQVTLKQAWSLSEDAVIRQLRASMRELGKLQCLLPPEDKPTEDGSPALQVLPGSQERAPPPVSIKTIVERKGCHPAAAALQEPAGASASVPGETGPLGSAVQPDSKQHTKEEKGSRGESSTQPCGQGSSTGASGSGGAAHLLGPQCSWLDEPGPLRRWTSLTKLNVTFQDDSDSEDEEYYSGLEKQEEDEEEEEGEEDQAAECPASPWPKLLRDLRFVLPETIFEEDEEGGCEEGASPEPSSPALSVKSSESLRGPGLLAPQSLQSRGDLSRWGGLPNLSPPVKGADFWPLELGGQQGLRAPPPPASEPLDPGPMQAVPALGAGLKTPSLHGSPMHSGDTHGLEPAGASSALGDQACVPSLARGLLAAHSMEELDVCGHLEGKNSPPGVQLRRARSLGCLSTAASPMDKAPLWSSSPPS is encoded by the exons ATGAGCTGTGACATGGGGAAGGTCACGCCAGGTGGGTGGcactggtctcccacgccagGTTCCATGAGTGATGTGGCTGAGCTCTCAGTGGGCCCCTGTGTGCAGAGCGTGTATACAGTCGTCTCATTCCTCCCACTCTGCTGGTCATCAGTGTCGAATGGGCCTTGGTGTGAGTCTGTGTCAGACACGGGTTCAAGACTAGGTGTTGGATCAGCTGGTATCAGGTGGGGCAGCGAGGCTGGCTCTGAGAGCCCTAGAGACgcgggggctgggagagggccaGGGAGACCCTTGGacttgggctccctggaggacacGTGGATGccaggctgggagaggagcatcctttcccagggcaggggaggcaaggtGGGGGCTGTCCTTCCCCAACTGTCCCTAGTCCCTGTGCTCTGGACAAGTCATCCTCCTGGGACCCGACCACCAGGTGCCCGCCcacctggctgtgtggctgtcccCCCTCTGACCAGGGGGACAGCCCTCAGGGCAGCAGTTCCCGTGGGCTCCCTGTGCTGGCtcacatgtgcgtgtgtgtcttacAGATTGGATATGGACGCCCTGAGGTCCGGCAGGGCCCAGGAGCGAGCAGGGATCATCTTGAAATATGAGCAG ggTCCCCGTAAAGGGCCCCAGTTTCACCTGGGAGAAGAGGACAACGAGAGTGGAGCCCTTGTCCCAGACAAACTTGGCTTCCTGCG tAAGCAGAAGCCGCCCAGGCATGGATGCCTGGCAGTGCAATGG CATAAACATCAGGAGGGCCGCCGACTGCAAAAATGGAACAAGATGCTGCGAAATTTCACCAAGTACCGCAGCAGTGAGAAG ttcCACCGGAGAATTGAGAAAGGCATCCCTGCCCAGGTGCGCGGCAAGGTGTGGGCCATGATGCTCTCCGTGGATACCAGGAAGGCCCAGAACCCTGGCAAATTCGAG gagatgaAGGAACGGGCCAGGTTGTGCTCAGATCAAGTCCAACAGATCGATGAAGATGTAGCACGCACGTTCAGAAGTCACATCATGTTTCGAGAGCGATACGGAGCCAa aCAACGCTCCTTATTTGAGGTGCTCCTCGCATACTCAATGTACAACCCC GAATTGGGCTACAGCCAGGGCCTAAGCCACGTGGCAGCCCTGCTGCTGATGTGGCTGAGTGAAGAGGATGCTTTCTGGGCACTAGTCCAGCTCATGGGGGACAGCCAGCACGCGATGCATG ATTTCTACACACCGGACTCCCCAAAACTGGAGCGATTCCAGCACCACCTGGGAGCTATCATGCGTCgcgtgctcccctccctggagaaacacctg gagaaggagggtgtgtgCCTTGAGGACTACACCGCCCACTGGTacatccagtgcttcctggatggg GTGCCGTTCCCCCTGGCACTTCGGATGTTCGACATTTACATCCTTGAGGGCGCGCACGTACTCACCGGCATGGTGTACACCGTCCTCAAGGTCCACCGAA AGCGCCTGATGAAGATGTCCAGGGACCACATCCGggagttcctgcaggtgaccctgaagCAGGCCTGGTCACTGAGCGAGGATGCAGTCATCAGGCAGCTGCGGGCCTCCATGCGTGAGCTGGGGAAGCTgcagtgcctcctgcctcccgaag ATAAGCCAACCGAAGATGGCAGCCCGGCCCTGCAGGTGCTGCCTGGCTCTCAGGAGCGCGCTCCCCCACCAGTGTCCATCAAGACCATCGTTGAGCGCAAAGGCTGTCaccctgctgctgcagctctcCAGGAGCCAGCGGGGGCTTCAGCTTCTGTCCCCGGGGAGACCGGTCCTCTCGGATCTGCCGTCCAGCCCGACTCCAAGCAACACACCAAGGAGGAGAAGGGCAGTCGTGGCGAGAGCAGCACCCAGCCCTGCGGCCAGGGCTCCTCCACGGGGGCCTCAGGGTCAGGGGGCGCCGCCCACCTCTTGGGCCCACAGTGCTCCTGGCTGGACGAGCCAGGCCCCCTCCGGCGCTGGACTTCCCTGACCAAACTCAACGTGACCTTCCAAGATGACTCCGACTCTGAGGACGAGGAGTACTACAGCGGCctggagaagcaggaagaggacgaagaggaggaggaaggggaggaagaccAGGCTGCTGAGTGTCCTGCGTCTCCCTGGCCAAAGCTGCTTCGGGACCTGAGATTCGTCCTGCCCGAGACAATTTTTGAAGAGGACGAGGAGGGAGGCTGTGAAGAGGGTGCCTCCCCAGAGCCCTcgtccccagccctgtctgtgaaGTCCTCAGAGTCTCTGCGTGGCCCAGGCCTCTTGGCCCCACAGAGCTTGCAGAGCAGGGGAGACCTGTCCCGATGGGGGGGCCTCCCAAATCTCAGCCCGCCTGTCAAAGGCGCTGATTTCTGGCCCCTGGAGCTGGGTGGCCAGCAGGgtctcagggcccctcccccacctgcctcagAGCCCCTGGATCCCGGGCCCATGCAggctgtgccagccctgggagcagggctgaagACGCCCTCCCTGCATGGGAGCCCCATGCACTCTGGGGACACTCACGGgctggagcctgcaggagccagctcTGCACTGGGAGACCAGGCCTGTGTGCCCTCCCTGGCTCGAGGCCTCCTTGCTGCCCATTCCATGGAGGAGCTGGATGTGTGTGGGCACCTGGAGGGGAAGAACAGCCCACCAGGTGTCCAGCTCAGACGGGCCAGAAGCTTAGGCTGTCTGAGCACAGCGGCCTCCCCGATGgacaaggctcctctctggagctcctctccCCCATCCTGA
- the LOC138845411 gene encoding TBC1 domain family member 3D-like isoform X2, which translates to MDSRWRLDMDALRSGRAQERAGIILKYEQGPRKGPQFHLGEEDNESGALVPDKLGFLRKQKPPRHGCLAVQWHKHQEGRRLQKWNKMLRNFTKYRSSEKFHRRIEKGIPAQVRGKVWAMMLSVDTRKAQNPGKFEEMKERARLCSDQVQQIDEDVARTFRSHIMFRERYGAKQRSLFEVLLAYSMYNPELGYSQGLSHVAALLLMWLSEEDAFWALVQLMGDSQHAMHDFYTPDSPKLERFQHHLGAIMRRVLPSLEKHLEKEGVCLEDYTAHWYIQCFLDGVPFPLALRMFDIYILEGAHVLTGMVYTVLKVHRKRLMKMSRDHIREFLQVTLKQAWSLSEDAVIRQLRASMRELGKLQCLLPPEDKPTEDGSPALQVLPGSQERAPPPVSIKTIVERKGCHPAAAALQEPAGASASVPGETGPLGSAVQPDSKQHTKEEKGSRGESSTQPCGQGSSTGASGSGGAAHLLGPQCSWLDEPGPLRRWTSLTKLNVTFQDDSDSEDEEYYSGLEKQEEDEEEEEGEEDQAAECPASPWPKLLRDLRFVLPETIFEEDEEGGCEEGASPEPSSPALSVKSSESLRGPGLLAPQSLQSRGDLSRWGGLPNLSPPVKGADFWPLELGGQQGLRAPPPPASEPLDPGPMQAVPALGAGLKTPSLHGSPMHSGDTHGLEPAGASSALGDQACVPSLARGLLAAHSMEELDVCGHLEGKNSPPGVQLRRARSLGCLSTAASPMDKAPLWSSSPPS; encoded by the exons ATGGATTCGCGATGGAG ATTGGATATGGACGCCCTGAGGTCCGGCAGGGCCCAGGAGCGAGCAGGGATCATCTTGAAATATGAGCAG ggTCCCCGTAAAGGGCCCCAGTTTCACCTGGGAGAAGAGGACAACGAGAGTGGAGCCCTTGTCCCAGACAAACTTGGCTTCCTGCG tAAGCAGAAGCCGCCCAGGCATGGATGCCTGGCAGTGCAATGG CATAAACATCAGGAGGGCCGCCGACTGCAAAAATGGAACAAGATGCTGCGAAATTTCACCAAGTACCGCAGCAGTGAGAAG ttcCACCGGAGAATTGAGAAAGGCATCCCTGCCCAGGTGCGCGGCAAGGTGTGGGCCATGATGCTCTCCGTGGATACCAGGAAGGCCCAGAACCCTGGCAAATTCGAG gagatgaAGGAACGGGCCAGGTTGTGCTCAGATCAAGTCCAACAGATCGATGAAGATGTAGCACGCACGTTCAGAAGTCACATCATGTTTCGAGAGCGATACGGAGCCAa aCAACGCTCCTTATTTGAGGTGCTCCTCGCATACTCAATGTACAACCCC GAATTGGGCTACAGCCAGGGCCTAAGCCACGTGGCAGCCCTGCTGCTGATGTGGCTGAGTGAAGAGGATGCTTTCTGGGCACTAGTCCAGCTCATGGGGGACAGCCAGCACGCGATGCATG ATTTCTACACACCGGACTCCCCAAAACTGGAGCGATTCCAGCACCACCTGGGAGCTATCATGCGTCgcgtgctcccctccctggagaaacacctg gagaaggagggtgtgtgCCTTGAGGACTACACCGCCCACTGGTacatccagtgcttcctggatggg GTGCCGTTCCCCCTGGCACTTCGGATGTTCGACATTTACATCCTTGAGGGCGCGCACGTACTCACCGGCATGGTGTACACCGTCCTCAAGGTCCACCGAA AGCGCCTGATGAAGATGTCCAGGGACCACATCCGggagttcctgcaggtgaccctgaagCAGGCCTGGTCACTGAGCGAGGATGCAGTCATCAGGCAGCTGCGGGCCTCCATGCGTGAGCTGGGGAAGCTgcagtgcctcctgcctcccgaag ATAAGCCAACCGAAGATGGCAGCCCGGCCCTGCAGGTGCTGCCTGGCTCTCAGGAGCGCGCTCCCCCACCAGTGTCCATCAAGACCATCGTTGAGCGCAAAGGCTGTCaccctgctgctgcagctctcCAGGAGCCAGCGGGGGCTTCAGCTTCTGTCCCCGGGGAGACCGGTCCTCTCGGATCTGCCGTCCAGCCCGACTCCAAGCAACACACCAAGGAGGAGAAGGGCAGTCGTGGCGAGAGCAGCACCCAGCCCTGCGGCCAGGGCTCCTCCACGGGGGCCTCAGGGTCAGGGGGCGCCGCCCACCTCTTGGGCCCACAGTGCTCCTGGCTGGACGAGCCAGGCCCCCTCCGGCGCTGGACTTCCCTGACCAAACTCAACGTGACCTTCCAAGATGACTCCGACTCTGAGGACGAGGAGTACTACAGCGGCctggagaagcaggaagaggacgaagaggaggaggaaggggaggaagaccAGGCTGCTGAGTGTCCTGCGTCTCCCTGGCCAAAGCTGCTTCGGGACCTGAGATTCGTCCTGCCCGAGACAATTTTTGAAGAGGACGAGGAGGGAGGCTGTGAAGAGGGTGCCTCCCCAGAGCCCTcgtccccagccctgtctgtgaaGTCCTCAGAGTCTCTGCGTGGCCCAGGCCTCTTGGCCCCACAGAGCTTGCAGAGCAGGGGAGACCTGTCCCGATGGGGGGGCCTCCCAAATCTCAGCCCGCCTGTCAAAGGCGCTGATTTCTGGCCCCTGGAGCTGGGTGGCCAGCAGGgtctcagggcccctcccccacctgcctcagAGCCCCTGGATCCCGGGCCCATGCAggctgtgccagccctgggagcagggctgaagACGCCCTCCCTGCATGGGAGCCCCATGCACTCTGGGGACACTCACGGgctggagcctgcaggagccagctcTGCACTGGGAGACCAGGCCTGTGTGCCCTCCCTGGCTCGAGGCCTCCTTGCTGCCCATTCCATGGAGGAGCTGGATGTGTGTGGGCACCTGGAGGGGAAGAACAGCCCACCAGGTGTCCAGCTCAGACGGGCCAGAAGCTTAGGCTGTCTGAGCACAGCGGCCTCCCCGATGgacaaggctcctctctggagctcctctccCCCATCCTGA